In Paraburkholderia sprentiae WSM5005, a genomic segment contains:
- a CDS encoding lysylphosphatidylglycerol synthase domain-containing protein: protein MSRAALLLLSIGSALFVGLLAWQGFGSVASTLLAAGWGLAVVAAFHVVPLVLDAGAIAVLFKRGAPSRDGAQEGATRGATGTARAEPSLRDALFARWVGESVNSLLPAGQIGGPVVMVRQLSQRGMLLRDAAAAITVSTTWQALAQIVFALGGLVMFGAYAAHGALHDVRSATLIATCVLGSLIAAFYFAQRRGLFGRLLGVVSKLFGKRDWASLMTRAEAVDAAVQSLYRGRGSVAASFALSLVGWAVGTAEVWLALRFLGHPVGWIDALLLESIGQAIRGAAFMIPGSLGVQEGGYLLLAPLVGLPPDAALALSLAKRARELVLGLPGLLVLHLSERSWQRRRAVRRVPVAD, encoded by the coding sequence ATGAGTCGCGCGGCCCTGCTTCTGCTGTCGATCGGCTCGGCGCTGTTCGTCGGCCTGCTCGCCTGGCAGGGCTTCGGCTCGGTGGCGTCGACCCTGCTCGCAGCCGGCTGGGGGCTCGCGGTCGTCGCCGCATTCCACGTGGTGCCGCTGGTGCTCGATGCGGGCGCGATCGCGGTGCTGTTCAAGCGCGGCGCCCCATCGCGTGACGGTGCGCAAGAAGGCGCAACGCGCGGCGCGACGGGCACTGCACGAGCCGAACCCTCGCTGCGCGATGCGCTGTTCGCGCGCTGGGTCGGCGAATCGGTGAATAGCCTGCTGCCCGCCGGGCAGATCGGCGGCCCGGTGGTGATGGTGCGTCAACTGTCGCAGCGCGGCATGCTGCTGCGCGACGCGGCCGCCGCGATCACCGTCAGCACGACCTGGCAGGCGCTCGCGCAAATCGTGTTCGCGCTCGGCGGCCTCGTGATGTTCGGCGCGTACGCGGCGCACGGCGCGCTGCATGACGTGCGAAGCGCCACGCTGATCGCGACCTGCGTGCTCGGCTCGCTGATCGCCGCGTTTTACTTCGCACAGCGGCGCGGCCTGTTCGGCCGGCTGCTCGGCGTGGTGTCGAAGCTGTTCGGCAAGCGCGACTGGGCGTCGCTGATGACGCGCGCCGAAGCGGTCGACGCCGCCGTGCAGTCGCTGTACCGCGGGCGCGGCAGCGTGGCGGCGAGCTTTGCGCTGAGCCTCGTCGGTTGGGCCGTCGGCACGGCCGAGGTTTGGCTCGCGTTGCGTTTTTTAGGCCACCCGGTCGGCTGGATCGATGCGCTGCTGCTGGAGAGCATCGGTCAGGCGATTCGCGGCGCGGCCTTCATGATTCCGGGCTCGCTCGGCGTGCAGGAGGGCGGCTATCTGCTGCTCGCGCCGCTGGTCGGTTTGCCGCCCGACGCGGCGCTGGCGTTGTCGCTCGCCAAGCGTGCGCGTGAACTGGTGCTGGGCCTGCCGGGCCTGCTCGTATTGCACCTCAGCGAACGAAGCTGGCAACGTCGGCGCGCCGTGCGGCGTGTGCCGGTTGCCGATTGA